A single genomic interval of Vulpes lagopus strain Blue_001 chromosome 19, ASM1834538v1, whole genome shotgun sequence harbors:
- the MYD88 gene encoding myeloid differentiation primary response protein MyD88, with product MNAPGPQRKGCDFTSSQRLGPRVPTSPKGGSCDDAPSPRAPGPATALAPGGQELRSRSPVPVSEGAPVPALRTSAGAGRGGASRKQKPAGRGGAGRGEAGPGAGRRRRRKEEARAATRRQRCGPRRRAMAAEGSSAGSASPACPKASLPLAALNVRVRRRLSLFLNVRTQVAADWTALAEEMGFEYLEIRHLEMHADPTGKLLDDWQGRPGASVGRLLELLTKLGRDDVLVELGPSIEEDCQKYILKQQQEESEKPLQVPAVDSSDPRTPERGGITMLDDPSGQMPERFDAFICYCPSDIQFVQEMIRQLEQTNYRLKLCVSDRDVLPGTCVWSIASELIEKRCRRMVVVVSDDYLQSRECDFQTKFALSLSPGAHQKRLIPIKYKAMKKEFPSILRFITVCDYTNPCTKSWFWTRLAKALSLP from the exons ATGAACGCCCCAGGTCCCCAACGGAAAGGATGTGATTTCACTAGTTCCCAAAGACTAGGGCCCCGAGTTCCTACAAGTCCCAAGGGAGGATCCTGTGAtgacgccccctccccccgggccccCGGCCCTGCCACGGCTCTAGCCCCCGGAGGACAGGAATTGCGGTCCAGGTCCCCGGTTCCCGTATCCGAGGGGGCACCGGTCCCCGCCCTTCGCACATctgccggggcggggcggggcggggcttctCGGAAACAGAAACcggcggggcgaggcggggcggggcggggcgaggcggggccgggggcggggcggcggcggcggaggaagGAGGAAGCGCGGGCCGCGACCCGAAGACAGCGCTGCGGCCCCCGGCGTCGGGCCATGGCGGCCGAGGGCTCCAGCGCGGGGTCCGCCTCCCCGGCCTGCCCCAaggcctccctgcccctggcTGCTCTCAACGTGCGAGTGCGCCGCCGCCTGTCTCTGTTCCTGAACGTGCGCACGCAGGTGGCGGCCGACTGGACCGCGCTGGCCGAGGAGATGGGCTTCGAGTACCTGGAGATCCGGCACCTGGAGATGCACGCCGACCCCACGGGCAAGCTGCTGGACGACTGGCAGGGACGCCCTGGCGCCTCGGTGGGCCGCCTGCTTGAGCTGCTCACCAAGCTGGGCCGAGACGACGTGTTGGTGGAGCTGGGGCCCAGCATCG AGGAGGACTGCCAAAAGTATATTCTGAAACAGCAGCAGGAGGAGTCTGAGAAGCCCTTACAGGTGCCTGCTGTTGACAGCAGTGACCCACGGACACCAGAGCGAGGGGGCATCACCATGCTTGATGATCCCTCAG GGCAAATGCCTGAGCGTTTTGATGCCTTCATCTGCTACTGCCCCAGCGATATCCAGTTTGTTCAGGAAATGATCCGGCAGCTGGAACAGACAAACTATCGGCTGAAGTTGTGTGTGTCTGATCGTGATGTCCTGCCTGGCACCTGTGTCTGGTCCATTGCCAGCGAGCTCATTGAGAAGAG GTGCCGCCGGATGGTAGTGGTTGTCTCTGATGATTACCTGCAAAGCAGGGAATGTGACTTCCAGACTAAGTTTGCACTCAGTCTCTCTCCAG GTGCCCATCAGAAGCGACTGATCCCCATCAAGTACAAGGCAATGAAGAAAGAGTTCCCCAGTATCCTGCGGTTCATCACTGTCTGTGACTACACCAACCCCTGCACCAAGTCCTGGTTCTGGACTCGCCTCGCCAaggccctgtccctgccctga